The proteins below are encoded in one region of Puntigrus tetrazona isolate hp1 chromosome 5, ASM1883169v1, whole genome shotgun sequence:
- the amer1 gene encoding APC membrane recruitment protein 1: MEIATGSEVVGAVGGPQTDSVSHDSAQAQSPPSVKIRKTAFRFFGGRKSICVLPSFFGGRGRSQRKGSSKTGVTKSQTYDGVSRACWEDLGKGSSEAASGDFEFCASSDPQKPQEDHGKSQSLPRQRRGLRGLFSSIRRHRKNKNVEIEKREALEMSSNFRSETVPGALSSISDRSEELVPDVPNQSTGSECELPLAATECTKDVTLVPEKRRSRLEVDKRKRAKEEEDKEEEIQNARREGLTTYHQPLCAESELDRLAEQNVDIPEGEPPAVSCSSENLNFGDVSSLKSFDSLTGCGDIIADQDDVSVAESSVSAERGSRNAGKRSSCFVTYQGGGEEMATPDEIDTDYLQSLWESETSNEVCYVPSDMGSDSPSLTPDQQMSSIHATSNSSPLGITETALTPVDLLSPQSDRQESVPNSDEGYYDSTTPGMEEENRERPHQERLPRDSYSGDALYELFEPDDRLLSPALPPKDAHKFVGADKSPTNPLYALASSALETGTMETEEERLSKIQHALLCCELQNLRSPSKDQLLFHTDCFYDDSSLSTGNGKMVLEEAINQCYPQSPPRSQAVKEPDPLSRGQIQGTPLFADSGFSPHVAESTRRQPQSEGQSPLLPTRGYSQSQEELMVCFSQALVDFTKNTRLYRNSTESLDGSESSSPFRPSLSALPAIVTFDVVDMENEGECEQQTELVEEEEEELASPYEHFEDDGCYLQQDAFAECDQRTFDAYEQSLLLSNAWGIASLPRHLSLGRPCPPVPAPLALNRRSRSLDTDSLEFQTSELYTNCDSGFSQRRTADCSDTALPRQPCRVTVDSWRRGYGRGFESSDSSQQEAKLPHVGQSTVRPSYLPLKNNCRNRNHPGTARADGDGEILFGGGDALYPCSYPPTGMQWKNRPVGVTQGVPHLRSEQSSDHREIPIKNRRGELEGGFTPAPPKL, from the coding sequence ATGGAGATTGCCACAGGAAGTGAGGTTGTAGGTGCAGTAGGGGGTCCACAGACAGACTCTGTTTCCCATGACAGCGCTCAAGCTCAGTCACCCCCGTCTGTGAAAATACGGAAGACAGCTTTTAGGTTTTTTGGTGGTCGGAAGAGCATCTGTGTTTTGCCCAGCTTTTTCGGTGGCCGTGGCAGAAGTCAAAGAAAGGGTTCATCAAAAACAGGTGTTACAAAGAGCCAGACATATGATGGGGTGAgcagagcatgctgggaagaTTTGGGCAAAGGTAGCAGTGAAGCGGCATCAGGGGACTTTGAGTTTTGCGCCTCCAGTGATCCTCAGAAACCACAGGAGGATCACGGGAAGTCTCAGTCTCTACCACGACAGCGCAGAGGCCTTCGGGGTCTTTTTAGCAGCATTCGGAGacacaggaaaaacaaaaatgttgaaatagaAAAACGCGAGGCACTTGAAATGTCTTCAAACTTCCGTTCTGAAACCGTGCCTGGTGCCCTGTCAAGTATCAGTGACCGTAGCGAAGAGTTGGTGCCAGATGTGCCTAATCAATCCACAGGCAGTGAATGCGAACTGCCGTTGGCTGCCACTGAATGTACGAAAGATGTAACGCTAGTGCCTGAAAAAAGGAGGAGCAGACTGGAGGTGGATAAGAGGAAGAGAGCAAAAGAAGAGGAGGATAAGGAGGAGGAGATACAAAATGCGAGACGGGAAGGACTGACAACATATCATCAGCCCTTGTGTGCTGAGTCAGAACTGGACCGTTTGGCTGAACAGAATGTGGACATTCCTGAAGGGGAGCCTCCTGCTGTATCCTGCTCCTCTGAAAACTTAAACTTTGGTGATGTTTCATCATTGAAAAGCTTTGATTCACTGACTGGTTGTGGAGACATCATCGCAGACCAGGATGATGTCAGTGTTGCAGAGAGCTCTGTGTCTGCCGAGAGAGGCAGTCGAAACGCGGGAAAACGGAGCTCGTGCTTTGTCACATATCAAGGTGGAGGGGAAGAGATGGCAACTCCCGATGAGATAGACACAGATTACTTGCAGAGCCTGTGGGAATCTGAAACTAGCAATGAAGTCTGCTATGTCCCCTCAGACATGGGCTCCGATAGCCCTTCGCTTACTCCCGATCAGCAGATGAGCTCCATTCATGCCACTTCCAACAGCAGCCCACTGGGAATCACAGAAACGGCCCTCACTCCTGTTGACCTCTTGAGCCCACAGAGCGATCGGCAGGAGTCTGTTCCAAACAGTGATGAGGGATACTATGACTCCACCACGCCAGGTATGGAGGAGGAGAATAGAGAGCGTCCTCACCAGGAAAGGCTTCCAAGGGACAGCTACAGTGGTGATGCCCTTTATGAGCTTTTTGAGCCTGATGATCGTCTACTCAGCCCTGCTCTTCCTCCCAAGGATGCCCACAAGTTTGTTGGTGCAGATAAGAGTCCGACAAATCCTCTGTATGCCCTGGCTTCCTCTGCCCTAGAGACAGGAACAATGGAGACGGAGGAGGAGCGTTTGAGCAAGATCCAACATGCCCTTCTGTGCTGCGAGCTGCAGAATCTCAGAAGCCCATCCAAAGATCAGCTTCTGTTCCACACAGACTGCTTCTATGATGATTCGAGCCTTTCCACAGGCAATGGTAAGATGGTTTTGGAGGAAGCCATAAATCAGTGCTATCCCCAATCGCCACCAAGATCCCAAGCTGTGAAAGAGCCAGACCCTCTCAGCAGGGGTCAGATCCAGGGGACTCCATTATTTGCAGATTCAGGGTTTAGTCCGCATGTTGCTGAGAGCACCAGACGGCAACCTCAATCTGAGGGCCAGAGCCCATTACTACCCACCAGAGGCTACAGTCAATCTCAAGAAGAGCTGATGGTCTGCTTCTCCCAAGCACTGGTGGATTTCACAAAGAACACCCGGCTTTACCGCAACTCTACTGAGAGCCTTGATGGCTCAGAGTCGAGTTCTCCTTTCCGGCCAAGTCTGAGTGCCCTGCCCGCCATTGTCACGTTCGATGTGGTTGACATGGAGAATGAGGGTGAATGTGAGCAGCAGACCGAACTTgttgaggaggaggaggaagagctAGCATCTCCTTATGAACACTTCGAGGATGATGGCTGTTACCTTCAGCAGGATGCCTTTGCTGAGTGTGACCAGCGTACCTTTGATGCCTACGAACAAAGTCTCTTGCTTAGTAACGCTTGGGGCATTGCTAGCCTGCCTCGCCACCTCAGTTTGGGTCGACCTTGTCCTCCTGTCCCTGCCCCATTAGCACTAAACCGGCGCAGTCGCTCTCTTGATACGGACAGTCTGGAGTTTCAGACGAGTGAGCTTTACACCAACTGTGACTCTGGATTTTCACAGCGTAGGACTGCTGATTGTAGTGATACGGCATTACCGCGACAGCCCTGCAGGGTCACTGTTGATAGTTGGCGGCGGGGCTATGGGCGGGGTTTTGAGTCTTCAGACTCTTCCCAGCAAGAAGCAAAGTTGCCACACGTGGGCCAATCAACTGTAAGACCTTCATATCTCCCCCTAAAGAACAACTGCCGTAATCGTAACCACCCTGGAACCGCTAGAGCCGATGGTGATGGGGAGATTTTGTTCGGGGGAGGCGATGCCCTTTACCCTTGCAGTTACCCCCCTACAGGTATGCAGTGGAAGAATCGACCTGTTGGGGTCACTCAAGGTGTGCCCCACCTTCGCTCCGAGCAATCGTCAGACCATCGAGAAATTCCCATAAAGAACCGGAGGGGGGAACTTGAGGGTGGCTTCACTCCTGCACCACCCAAATTATAA
- the asb12a gene encoding ankyrin repeat and SOCS box protein 12a codes for MLQLRPVEEDEAASESLVLNRAVAKNDHFLLAELLLQERYSKCINQQSGWGIPGTPLRMAASKGHLRCLQLLLAHGADVDRLDVKAQTPLFTAVCGRYLSCVIALLRAGANPNGSHLNNSSPVLTAAREGDPEILRQLLQHGAEVNARSKVTLWASGVAVCSGPLYLSAIYGHLDCFKMLLLYGADPNYNSPEEKVNGRATQQKTVLELCLRHGCGVEYIQLLIDFGANVYLPTLIIEKSTKQNEAVELLLKERGCPKSLSSQCRLAIRKHLIQVNKIESLDSLEIPPRLIDYLKHKPHKSALVY; via the exons ATGCTCCAGCTGCGGCCAGTGGAAGAGGATGAAGCAGCCTCTGAGAGTCTGGTGCTGAACCGAGCTGTGGCTAAAAATGACCATTTCCTGCTGGCTGAGCTACTGTTACAAGAGCGCTACAGCAAGTGCATTAATCAGCAGAGCGGTTGGGGGATCCCAGGCACCCCGTTACGCATGGCTGCTTCCAAAG GTCACCTGAGGTGTCTGCAGTTGCTCCTGGCACATGGGGCAGATGTGGACCGGCTGGATGTTAAAGCCCAGACCCCTCTTTTCACCGCTGTGTGCGGGCGTTACTTGAGCTGCGTGATAGCTCTTCTCCGTGCCGGAGCTAATCCGAACGGAAGCCACCTGAACAACAGCTCGCCCGTGCTCACTGCTGCCCGAGAGGGTGACCCCGAGATCCTCCGTCAGCTGCTTCAGCATGGGGCCGAGGTCAACGCCAGGTCAAAGGTGACGCTGTGGGCCTCAGGGGTTGCTGTCTGCAGTGGGCCGCTTTACCTGTCAGCCATATATGGACACCTGGATTGCTTCAAAATGTTGCTGTTATATGGGGCAGATCCAAACTATAACAGCCCCGAAGAGAAGGTGAACGGCAGGGCCACGCAGCAGAAGACGGTCCTGGAACTGTGTTTGAGACACGGCTGTGGAGTCGAATACATTCAACTGCTCATTGACTTTGGGGCAAACGTCTACCTGCCGACCCTCATCATAGAGAAGAGCACCAAACAGAACGAAGCTGTTGAGCTGTTGCTGAAAGAAAGAG GGTGCCCGAAGTCTCTCTCATCTCAGTGTAGATTGGCCATTCGTAAACACCTGATACAGGTGAACAAGATTGAGTCTTTGGACTCTCTGGAGATTCCACCCAGGCTCATCGACTATCTCAAACACAAGCCACACAAGAGTGCACTGGTTTACTGA